In one Streptomyces sp. NBC_01288 genomic region, the following are encoded:
- a CDS encoding M20/M25/M40 family metallo-hydrolase: protein MAAKVDALMDGLQADLVRLAAIPSVAFPGFPPEPVQEAHDLLVGLLRGAGVERVERIDLPDTAPVIFAEIPPPDPDAPTVLLYSHYDVQPPGDEELWHSPPFEPTPVEGGLRARGIADDKSNVIAHLGMLRTYEGRPPVGVKIVFEGQEEYGSPFDTYPPTDAERFACDAMVIADLGNLRPGTPTLTTGLRGAAEVVVEVRTLQEPRHSGEFGGAAPDALLVLLKALATLHDVRGDVAVEGLRREEWGGASYTEEEFRELAGVCDGVPLIGGGSLGERLWSGPAITVVGLDAPGVDHAASAVVPYARAKLNLRFHPLQDPHEAQARLVDHLNSLTPFGVSLTVTPGDTGPGYEASTGGPAYRAARAALKEAWGAEPSYVATGGSIPLVNGLARAAPDAEVLLFGAQDSMCNLHAPDERVLFSELRNTVVAMCAFVERYAADFRSRSRSQGGAAGV, encoded by the coding sequence ATGGCAGCGAAGGTCGACGCGTTGATGGACGGGCTCCAGGCCGACCTCGTGCGGCTCGCCGCGATTCCCTCCGTGGCATTTCCCGGGTTTCCGCCCGAGCCGGTGCAGGAAGCGCACGATCTGCTCGTCGGCTTGTTGCGCGGGGCCGGTGTCGAGCGCGTCGAGCGGATCGATCTGCCCGACACCGCGCCGGTGATCTTCGCGGAGATTCCGCCGCCGGACCCCGACGCCCCGACCGTTCTCCTCTACTCGCACTACGACGTCCAGCCGCCCGGCGACGAGGAGTTGTGGCACTCGCCGCCCTTTGAACCGACGCCCGTGGAAGGCGGGTTGAGGGCGCGCGGGATCGCGGACGACAAGTCGAACGTGATCGCGCACCTCGGGATGCTGCGGACGTACGAGGGGCGGCCGCCGGTCGGGGTGAAGATCGTGTTCGAGGGGCAGGAGGAGTACGGCAGCCCCTTCGACACCTACCCGCCGACCGACGCCGAGCGCTTCGCCTGCGATGCCATGGTCATCGCCGACCTCGGCAATCTGCGCCCCGGCACCCCGACCCTGACCACCGGACTGCGCGGGGCGGCCGAGGTGGTCGTAGAGGTTCGGACTCTTCAAGAGCCGCGGCACAGTGGGGAGTTCGGCGGTGCTGCCCCCGACGCGCTGCTTGTGCTGCTCAAGGCTCTTGCCACTCTGCATGACGTGCGTGGTGATGTCGCCGTGGAGGGGTTGCGGCGGGAGGAGTGGGGCGGGGCGTCGTACACGGAGGAGGAGTTCCGCGAGTTGGCGGGCGTGTGCGACGGGGTTCCGCTCATCGGTGGCGGGAGTCTCGGTGAGCGGCTCTGGAGCGGGCCGGCGATCACCGTCGTCGGGCTGGACGCGCCCGGTGTCGATCACGCGGCCTCGGCGGTCGTGCCGTATGCGCGTGCCAAGCTGAACCTCCGTTTTCACCCGCTCCAGGATCCCCACGAGGCACAGGCGCGGCTTGTCGATCACCTCAACTCGCTTACGCCCTTTGGTGTTTCGCTCACTGTCACCCCGGGCGACACCGGCCCCGGTTACGAGGCCTCGACCGGCGGGCCCGCCTACCGTGCCGCGCGCGCCGCGCTCAAGGAGGCGTGGGGTGCCGAGCCGTCGTATGTCGCGACGGGAGGTTCGATCCCGCTGGTCAACGGGCTCGCGCGGGCCGCGCCCGACGCCGAGGTGCTGCTGTTCGGCGCGCAGGACAGCATGTGCAATCTGCATGCGCCCGACGAGCGGGTGTTGTTCTCGGAGTTGCGGAACACGGTCGTCGCGATGTGCGCGTTCGTCGAGCGATACGCGGCCGACTTCCGGAGCCGGAGCCGGAGTCAGGGTGGGGCGGCGGGCGTATGA
- a CDS encoding YfcC family protein gives MSTTDSRQTTEQPPHKPKFTFPSALTVLAVVTIAVWLLAFLVPSGQYDRNASGAPIQGTYHRVDSGQSFVDRLNDLFLAPVNGLYGVQDEKTGQVGPDLAGELYGSAGVFLFVLAIGAFITVVFATGALDRGIGRLAHRLRERGALLIAGIMVVFSILGTVEGFAEETLGFYGLIVPLMLALGYDRMVAVGTIILGAGIGVLCSTVNPFATGVASSAADISLGDGIVLRFVMWVVLTAVTVAYVTRYARRVRRNPERSITGFLPGDRDNNQEDVPESAEEPQLTGLHKAVLVTMGLVFAFMIFSVVPWASALTGDADAKPYGFELGWSFPQLAALFLCAAVLIGLVARMGEQKLSSMIIQGAADFISPALVIVLARGVTVIMNNSKITDTVLHSIEGIVKGTSSGVFAIIVFVVNLPLAFLIPSTSGHATLAMPILAPLADFAGVSRAVVVTAWQAASGWMNLWVPTTAVTIGGVALAKVGYDKYLRFVWPLLALLFLMICGFVAFGAVFT, from the coding sequence ATGAGTACCACCGACAGTCGGCAGACCACCGAACAGCCGCCGCACAAGCCGAAGTTCACCTTCCCCAGCGCGCTGACCGTCCTCGCGGTCGTCACGATCGCCGTGTGGCTGCTCGCGTTCCTCGTCCCGTCCGGGCAGTACGACCGCAACGCCTCCGGCGCCCCGATCCAAGGCACTTACCACCGCGTCGACTCCGGCCAGAGCTTCGTCGACCGGCTCAACGACCTGTTCCTCGCGCCCGTCAACGGCCTCTACGGCGTCCAGGACGAGAAGACCGGCCAGGTCGGACCCGATCTGGCCGGTGAACTGTACGGCAGCGCGGGCGTGTTCCTGTTCGTGCTCGCCATCGGGGCGTTCATCACCGTGGTGTTCGCGACCGGCGCCCTCGACCGGGGCATCGGCCGGCTCGCCCACCGGCTGCGCGAGCGCGGCGCGTTGCTCATCGCCGGGATCATGGTCGTCTTCTCGATCCTCGGCACCGTCGAGGGCTTCGCCGAGGAGACCCTCGGTTTCTACGGCCTGATCGTGCCGCTGATGCTGGCCCTCGGCTACGACCGGATGGTCGCCGTCGGCACGATCATCCTCGGCGCCGGGATCGGCGTGCTCTGCTCGACGGTGAACCCCTTCGCGACCGGCGTCGCCTCCTCCGCCGCGGACATCTCGCTCGGCGACGGCATCGTGCTGCGGTTCGTGATGTGGGTGGTGCTGACGGCGGTGACGGTGGCGTACGTCACCCGGTACGCGCGCCGTGTGCGGCGGAACCCCGAGCGGTCGATCACCGGGTTCCTGCCCGGCGACCGGGACAACAACCAGGAGGACGTCCCGGAATCCGCCGAGGAACCCCAACTCACCGGGCTCCACAAGGCGGTTCTGGTCACCATGGGCCTGGTCTTCGCCTTCATGATCTTCTCGGTGGTGCCCTGGGCGAGCGCGCTCACCGGCGACGCGGACGCGAAACCGTACGGCTTCGAACTCGGCTGGTCCTTCCCGCAGTTGGCGGCGCTGTTCCTGTGCGCGGCCGTGCTGATCGGGCTGGTGGCGCGGATGGGCGAGCAGAAGCTCAGCTCGATGATCATCCAGGGTGCCGCCGACTTCATCTCGCCGGCCCTGGTGATCGTGCTGGCCCGCGGGGTCACCGTCATCATGAACAACTCGAAGATCACGGACACGGTGCTGCACTCCATCGAGGGCATCGTGAAGGGCACCTCGTCCGGCGTCTTCGCGATCATCGTCTTCGTCGTGAACCTGCCGCTCGCCTTCCTGATCCCGTCCACCTCCGGCCACGCGACCCTCGCCATGCCGATCCTCGCCCCGCTCGCCGACTTCGCCGGCGTCTCCCGCGCGGTCGTCGTCACCGCCTGGCAGGCAGCCAGCGGCTGGATGAACCTGTGGGTACCGACGACCGCCGTCACCATCGGCGGGGTGGCGCTGGCGAAGGTCGGCTACGACAAGTACCTGCGGTTCGTATGGCCGTTGCTGGCGCTGCTGTTCCTGATGATCTGCGGGTTCGTGGCGTTCGGCGCGGTCTTCACGTGA
- a CDS encoding uracil-DNA glycosylase — MNLSDLDHRITGCRACPRLVAWREEVARTKRAAFADWTYWGRPVPGFGPADASLLIIGLAPAAHGANRTGRMFTGDRSGDVLYEALYDIGLASQPTAVSADDGLELYGVRITSPVRCAPPANKPTPEERDTCRSWLVEELTLLRPTLRTVVVLGAFGWQAALPAFAAAGWQVPRPRPAFGHGARVSLDGLDLFGCFHVSQRNTFTGKLTPAMLRDVLRTAAGAAGLPTTP; from the coding sequence ATGAACCTGTCCGACCTCGACCACCGGATCACCGGTTGCCGGGCCTGCCCCCGCCTGGTCGCCTGGCGCGAGGAGGTCGCTCGCACCAAACGCGCCGCCTTCGCCGACTGGACGTACTGGGGTCGCCCGGTACCCGGCTTCGGCCCCGCCGACGCGTCGCTTCTGATCATCGGCCTCGCCCCGGCCGCGCACGGCGCCAACCGCACCGGCCGCATGTTCACCGGCGACCGCTCCGGGGACGTCCTGTACGAGGCCCTGTACGACATCGGCCTCGCCTCGCAGCCGACCGCCGTGAGCGCCGACGACGGCCTGGAACTGTACGGCGTGCGCATCACCTCGCCGGTGCGCTGCGCCCCGCCCGCCAACAAGCCCACTCCCGAGGAACGCGACACCTGCCGTTCCTGGCTGGTCGAGGAACTCACCCTGCTGCGACCGACGTTGAGGACCGTCGTCGTCCTCGGCGCCTTCGGCTGGCAGGCGGCGCTGCCCGCGTTCGCGGCGGCGGGCTGGCAAGTCCCGCGCCCACGGCCCGCGTTCGGGCACGGCGCCCGGGTCTCCCTCGACGGCCTCGACCTCTTCGGCTGCTTCCACGTCAGCCAGCGCAACACCTTCACCGGCAAACTCACCCCCGCGATGCTGCGGGACGTCCTGCGCACGGCGGCCGGGGCGGCGGGGCTGCCGACCACGCCGTAG
- the pip gene encoding prolyl aminopeptidase, with protein sequence MGLYPEIEPYDHGMLDVGDGNHVYWETCGNPRGKPAVVLHGGPGSGCSPYPRRYFDPAAYRIVLLDQRGCGRSTPHASAYDTDMSVNTTAHLIADLELLRRELGIERWLVWGASWGSVLGLRYAQTHPSAVSELVLTCVATGSNPEVALLTRGLGKLFPEAFEAFVGELPVAEREGNLAAAYHRLIESPDRAVRERAARAWTDWETAIVPAPPRSEKRYEHPEFRMCFARTVTHYFGKDHFLGEGNEEGVVLRDAPLLKDIPGTLVQGSLDLGNLLGVVWRLHHAWPGSELVVVDEAGHNASAPGVAEALVAATDKYARRQRH encoded by the coding sequence ATGGGCCTGTATCCGGAGATCGAACCGTACGACCACGGCATGCTGGATGTCGGCGACGGCAACCACGTCTATTGGGAGACCTGCGGAAACCCGCGCGGCAAGCCCGCGGTCGTGCTGCACGGCGGCCCGGGGTCGGGCTGTTCCCCTTACCCCCGGCGGTACTTCGACCCCGCCGCCTACCGGATCGTGCTGCTCGACCAGCGCGGGTGCGGACGCTCCACACCGCACGCGAGCGCGTACGACACCGACATGAGCGTGAACACGACGGCCCACCTCATCGCCGATCTGGAGCTGCTGCGGCGGGAGTTGGGGATCGAACGGTGGCTGGTGTGGGGTGCGTCGTGGGGGTCGGTGCTCGGGCTGCGGTACGCGCAGACGCATCCAAGTGCGGTGTCGGAGCTGGTGCTTACCTGTGTCGCCACCGGGTCGAATCCTGAAGTGGCCTTGCTGACCAGGGGACTTGGCAAGCTCTTCCCGGAGGCGTTCGAGGCGTTCGTCGGTGAACTCCCCGTCGCGGAACGGGAAGGGAACCTCGCCGCGGCCTACCACCGGCTCATCGAATCGCCTGACCGGGCGGTGCGGGAGCGGGCCGCACGTGCCTGGACGGACTGGGAGACGGCGATCGTCCCGGCTCCTCCGCGCTCCGAAAAGCGGTACGAGCACCCGGAGTTCAGGATGTGCTTCGCCCGGACCGTCACGCACTACTTCGGCAAGGACCACTTCCTGGGAGAGGGAAACGAGGAGGGCGTCGTGCTGCGGGACGCGCCCCTCCTCAAGGACATCCCCGGCACCCTCGTCCAGGGCAGCCTCGACCTCGGCAATCTCCTCGGTGTCGTCTGGCGACTCCATCACGCCTGGCCCGGCAGCGAGTTGGTGGTCGTGGACGAGGCCGGGCACAACGCGAGCGCGCCGGGCGTCGCGGAGGCGCTGGTGGCGGCGACGGACAAGTACGCCCGCCGCCAGCGCCATTGA
- a CDS encoding LamG domain-containing protein, whose amino-acid sequence MVSRRGLLSGAALVGVGAMAGVAQGAGVAVADVALDTPFTPVGTPHLAQAEQLVGYQRLLAAGYLVDGLVGHWALDGSGADRSGREHPLTLGSGATWTALRAGGELSLDGTSGAYAAADSVLDTTLPFTVSAWVRLASDADPATMYTAVSQDSATTSRFLLQYDNTVSTWAFKVRGEDQATKVSAVATSPAGLGSWTHLTGVWDGTQIRLYVDGQPQGSAATALSWAATSGFSIGRARFDGAPVNRFKGAIDDVRTYARALTADEIALVSGRTARENNVYQSGSPATLAWGTPDDPASWVARARCASFVTGVLKHTYGWADDAYFLQYFQEKVPEAADYCAAFLNATAGPRFQRVRKVADLRPGDIIAVDHNGSDPDNTGHIVMVREVKGVFSGTADFTGETQYAVEIVDCTSDPHGVYALTNYPKYPDTRMVGDVPGENLQGVGIGHMMFYASDATGEFSRYRWSVNSSKSSGTYDVSARPVAAARIG is encoded by the coding sequence ATGGTCAGCAGACGTGGCCTGTTGAGCGGGGCCGCGCTGGTCGGGGTCGGGGCGATGGCGGGCGTCGCGCAGGGAGCGGGGGTGGCCGTGGCGGACGTGGCGCTGGACACTCCGTTCACGCCGGTCGGCACGCCGCATCTGGCGCAGGCCGAGCAACTGGTGGGATATCAGCGGCTGTTGGCGGCCGGGTATCTGGTCGACGGGCTGGTGGGGCACTGGGCGCTGGACGGTTCGGGCGCGGACCGTTCCGGCCGGGAGCATCCCCTCACGCTCGGCTCCGGCGCGACCTGGACGGCGTTGCGCGCGGGCGGCGAGCTGAGCCTCGACGGGACGTCCGGGGCGTACGCAGCCGCCGATTCCGTCCTGGACACGACACTCCCCTTCACCGTCTCGGCGTGGGTGCGCCTGGCGAGCGACGCCGACCCGGCGACCATGTACACGGCGGTGAGCCAGGACTCCGCCACCACCAGCCGCTTCCTCCTCCAGTACGACAACACCGTCTCCACCTGGGCCTTCAAGGTCCGCGGCGAGGACCAGGCGACCAAGGTGTCCGCCGTCGCCACCTCACCGGCCGGTCTCGGCAGCTGGACCCATCTGACCGGCGTCTGGGACGGCACGCAGATCCGGCTGTACGTCGACGGGCAGCCGCAGGGCAGCGCCGCGACCGCCCTGTCCTGGGCCGCGACCTCCGGTTTCTCCATCGGCCGGGCCCGTTTCGACGGCGCGCCCGTCAACCGGTTCAAGGGCGCGATCGACGACGTACGGACGTACGCCCGCGCCCTGACCGCCGACGAGATCGCCCTGGTCAGCGGCCGTACGGCCCGCGAGAACAACGTCTACCAGTCGGGCTCGCCCGCCACCCTCGCCTGGGGCACGCCCGACGACCCGGCGAGCTGGGTGGCCCGCGCCCGCTGCGCGTCCTTCGTCACCGGTGTCCTCAAGCACACCTACGGCTGGGCGGACGACGCCTACTTCCTCCAGTACTTCCAGGAGAAGGTCCCGGAGGCCGCCGACTACTGCGCGGCCTTCCTGAACGCCACCGCCGGCCCCCGCTTCCAGCGCGTCCGCAAGGTCGCCGACCTCCGGCCCGGCGACATCATCGCCGTCGACCACAACGGCAGCGACCCCGACAACACCGGCCACATCGTCATGGTCCGCGAGGTCAAGGGCGTCTTCAGCGGCACCGCCGACTTCACCGGCGAGACGCAGTACGCCGTCGAGATCGTCGACTGCACCTCCGACCCGCACGGCGTCTACGCCCTGACCAACTACCCCAAGTACCCGGACACCCGCATGGTCGGCGATGTCCCCGGCGAGAACCTCCAGGGCGTCGGCATCGGCCACATGATGTTCTACGCCTCCGATGCCACGGGTGAGTTCTCGCGGTACCGGTGGAGCGTCAACTCGTCGAAGAGCAGCGGGACTTACGACGTGTCGGCACGACCGGTGGCGGCGGCGCGCATCGGCTGA
- a CDS encoding GntR family transcriptional regulator gives MSSTTAKIEPLGAVRERVLATLRQDVIAGRLRPGDRLVERELAERFGISRVPVREAIRALVAEGFVHFETPRRTVVRRLTPNDVRELFELREALEVYAAGLAASRATPEELAEVAELLDRAAAATEAGDAEVITDINSRLHDSIVAIAGNTLLTAALEPVAGRLRWMTRRNEEWPQLLVEHRELYEAIASGDPDRARAHALAHVRTNYRSTVRHLFGDDAER, from the coding sequence ATGAGCTCCACGACAGCGAAGATCGAACCCCTCGGAGCGGTGCGCGAGCGCGTCCTGGCCACCCTGCGGCAGGACGTCATCGCCGGTCGCCTCCGTCCCGGTGACCGGCTGGTGGAGCGCGAGCTGGCCGAGCGCTTCGGCATCTCCCGGGTGCCGGTCCGCGAGGCGATCCGCGCGCTGGTCGCCGAGGGGTTCGTCCACTTCGAGACCCCGCGGCGCACGGTCGTACGCCGTCTCACCCCGAACGACGTCCGGGAGCTCTTCGAACTGCGCGAGGCCCTGGAGGTCTACGCCGCCGGGCTCGCCGCGTCCCGCGCGACACCGGAGGAACTGGCCGAGGTGGCGGAACTCCTCGACCGTGCGGCCGCCGCGACCGAGGCGGGGGACGCCGAGGTGATCACGGACATCAACAGCCGCCTGCACGACAGCATCGTGGCGATCGCGGGCAACACGCTACTGACCGCCGCCCTGGAGCCGGTCGCCGGCCGACTGCGCTGGATGACCCGCCGGAACGAGGAGTGGCCCCAACTCCTCGTGGAACACCGTGAGTTGTACGAGGCGATCGCATCCGGCGACCCGGACCGCGCCCGCGCGCACGCACTGGCCCACGTACGGACCAACTACCGTTCCACGGTCCGGCATCTGTTCGGGGACGACGCGGAGCGGTAA
- a CDS encoding NCS1 family nucleobase:cation symporter-1: MSLADRAEATGTPAFVPDPRLTNEDLAPADKRNWKVFDLFAMWMSDVHNLGNYTFAAGLLVLGMNVWQVFTALLVGFVLIYVGMNWMGRIGQAHGVPFPVVSRVSFGVWGANIPALIRAVIAIMWYGIQTYLASVAVNVMLLAAWPGLESWTHHSFLGLDALGWVSFVSLWLIQAVIISQGMESVRKFQDFCGPAIWLVMIALAIWVLAKAGWSISLTSTPHPVSFGEQWRQWFGAIGLILATYGTLMLNFCDFSRFAPDYKTVRRGNFWGLPINSTAFVVVSVIVTAGSLEVWGQAITDPAELVAKVGNTWVMVLGALTFAVATMGVNIVANFVSPAYDLANVWPQKITFRIGGMISTVAALVVTPWNLFSNPTVVNYFLGGLGAFLGPLFGVIMVDYYWVKRGRVDVQALFDATPGSRYYYRGGVNPKALAAFLPAAAVAAVLALVKTFSDVAPYSWFIGTALGAGLYVLICRTDRAAAEPAPAPEPLEV; encoded by the coding sequence GTGTCCCTCGCCGACCGCGCCGAAGCCACCGGCACACCAGCGTTCGTCCCCGACCCACGGCTCACCAACGAAGACCTCGCCCCCGCCGACAAGCGGAACTGGAAGGTCTTCGACCTCTTCGCCATGTGGATGTCCGACGTCCACAACCTCGGCAACTACACGTTCGCCGCAGGCCTGTTGGTCCTCGGCATGAACGTCTGGCAGGTCTTCACCGCCCTGCTCGTCGGCTTCGTGCTCATCTACGTCGGCATGAACTGGATGGGGAGGATCGGGCAGGCGCACGGCGTTCCGTTCCCGGTCGTCAGCCGCGTCAGCTTCGGCGTGTGGGGCGCCAACATCCCGGCCCTCATCCGGGCCGTGATCGCCATCATGTGGTACGGCATCCAGACCTACCTCGCCTCCGTCGCCGTCAACGTGATGCTGCTGGCCGCGTGGCCGGGCCTGGAGTCCTGGACTCACCACTCCTTTCTGGGACTTGACGCCCTGGGCTGGGTCTCCTTCGTGTCCCTCTGGCTGATCCAGGCGGTGATCATCAGTCAGGGCATGGAATCCGTACGGAAGTTCCAGGACTTCTGCGGCCCCGCGATCTGGCTGGTGATGATCGCGCTGGCCATCTGGGTACTGGCGAAGGCGGGTTGGTCGATCTCCCTCACCTCCACCCCGCACCCGGTCTCGTTCGGCGAGCAGTGGCGCCAGTGGTTCGGCGCGATCGGCCTGATCCTCGCGACGTACGGCACGCTGATGCTCAATTTCTGCGACTTCTCCCGCTTCGCGCCGGACTACAAGACCGTCCGCCGCGGCAACTTCTGGGGCCTGCCCATCAACTCCACGGCGTTCGTCGTCGTTTCGGTGATCGTCACGGCCGGCTCGCTGGAGGTCTGGGGTCAAGCCATCACGGATCCGGCCGAGTTGGTCGCCAAGGTCGGCAACACCTGGGTGATGGTGCTGGGCGCGCTGACGTTCGCCGTCGCCACCATGGGCGTCAACATCGTCGCCAACTTCGTCTCGCCGGCGTACGACCTGGCCAACGTCTGGCCGCAGAAGATCACCTTCAGGATCGGCGGCATGATCAGCACCGTCGCCGCGCTGGTGGTGACCCCGTGGAACCTCTTCTCCAACCCCACGGTCGTCAACTACTTCCTCGGTGGCCTCGGCGCCTTCCTGGGCCCGCTGTTCGGCGTGATCATGGTCGACTACTACTGGGTGAAGCGCGGCCGGGTCGATGTGCAGGCGTTGTTCGACGCGACCCCGGGCTCTCGCTACTACTACCGGGGCGGCGTGAACCCCAAGGCCCTCGCGGCGTTCCTGCCTGCGGCGGCGGTAGCGGCGGTGCTCGCGCTGGTGAAGACGTTCAGCGACGTGGCCCCGTACTCGTGGTTCATCGGTACGGCACTGGGCGCGGGCCTGTACGTACTGATCTGCCGCACCGATCGAGCCGCCGCCGAGCCCGCGCCCGCTCCCGAGCCGCTGGAGGTCTGA
- a CDS encoding aspartate/glutamate racemase family protein, with product MRIVVTNCNTTQAMTEEIVRGARAAAGPGTTVTGLTPAWGPESAEGWLDSYLSAAAVMDLLRTYEGPAYDAVVMAGFGEHGREGVRELVDVPVVDITEAAAHLACLLGRRYGVVTTLERSCGQIEDSLELAGVGRNCAGVVGTGLSVLDLGGDEARTEAAFLAAAERVCAAGAEVLVLGCAGMTGLQRAVGEKLGLPVVDGVGAGVKLAESLVGLGLRTSRVGSFGRPVVKRRGWGR from the coding sequence GTGCGCATCGTCGTCACCAACTGCAACACCACGCAGGCGATGACCGAGGAGATCGTACGAGGTGCCCGGGCCGCGGCAGGCCCGGGCACCACCGTGACCGGCCTGACCCCGGCGTGGGGCCCCGAGTCGGCGGAGGGCTGGCTGGACAGTTATCTGTCGGCGGCGGCCGTAATGGATCTGCTCCGTACGTACGAGGGCCCTGCGTACGACGCCGTCGTCATGGCCGGCTTCGGGGAGCACGGGCGGGAAGGTGTCCGGGAGTTGGTGGACGTACCGGTCGTCGACATCACCGAGGCGGCCGCCCACCTGGCCTGCCTGCTCGGCCGACGCTACGGCGTCGTCACCACGCTGGAACGGTCCTGCGGACAGATCGAGGACAGCCTGGAGCTGGCGGGGGTCGGCCGGAACTGCGCGGGGGTGGTGGGGACGGGGTTGAGCGTCCTCGACCTGGGCGGCGACGAGGCCCGTACGGAGGCGGCGTTCCTCGCGGCGGCGGAACGGGTGTGCGCGGCGGGGGCGGAGGTCCTGGTGCTGGGGTGTGCCGGGATGACGGGGTTGCAGCGGGCGGTGGGGGAGAAGTTGGGGTTGCCGGTGGTGGACGGGGTGGGGGCGGGGGTGAAGTTGGCCGAGTCGTTGGTGGGGTTGGGGTTGAGGACGAGCAGGGTGGGGAGTTTTGGCCGGCCGGTGGTGAAGAGGAGGGGGTGGGGGCGCTGA
- a CDS encoding glycoside hydrolase family 6 protein, translating to MPTPVRRALLATLLAGLCCAGATRDVPEPFWAAPDSRAAQQAAAWREAGRTADATLMDRIAARPEAEWLNGPDPGPVVRARTTAAAQAGRTAVLVAYYIPNRDCGQYSQGGAPTAAAYRTWIDEFATALGDRGAYVIVEPDAVAQVVAGCTRVTASERYALLAHAVDRLKGQPHTHVYVDAGNSSWIPEAWRLVAALKASGVARADGIALNVSNYQTNEASSTYGDQLSKDLAGKHYVVDTSRNGNGPYTGTDAWCNPPGRALGTPPTTRTDNPLLDAYLWIKRPGESDGTCRGGPTAGQWWPSNALELARNARP from the coding sequence TTGCCCACCCCGGTACGCCGAGCCCTCCTCGCCACCCTCCTCGCAGGACTGTGCTGCGCCGGGGCGACACGCGACGTACCGGAACCGTTCTGGGCCGCCCCCGACTCCCGAGCCGCACAGCAGGCAGCCGCCTGGCGCGAGGCCGGCCGGACAGCCGACGCCACGCTGATGGACCGCATCGCCGCCAGACCCGAAGCCGAGTGGCTCAACGGCCCCGACCCCGGCCCGGTCGTCCGCGCCCGCACCACCGCCGCCGCCCAGGCGGGCCGCACCGCCGTACTCGTCGCGTACTACATCCCGAACCGGGACTGCGGCCAGTACTCCCAGGGCGGCGCCCCCACCGCAGCCGCCTACCGCACCTGGATCGACGAGTTCGCGACCGCCCTCGGCGACCGGGGCGCCTACGTCATCGTCGAACCGGACGCGGTCGCCCAAGTGGTCGCCGGCTGCACCCGGGTCACCGCGAGCGAACGCTACGCACTGCTCGCCCACGCGGTCGACCGTCTCAAGGGCCAACCGCACACCCACGTCTACGTCGACGCGGGCAACTCCAGCTGGATCCCCGAGGCTTGGCGACTGGTCGCCGCGCTCAAGGCGTCCGGCGTCGCCCGAGCCGACGGCATCGCCCTGAACGTCTCCAACTACCAGACGAACGAGGCGAGTTCGACGTACGGTGACCAACTCTCCAAAGACCTCGCCGGCAAGCACTACGTCGTCGACACCAGCCGCAACGGCAACGGCCCCTACACCGGCACCGACGCGTGGTGCAATCCACCCGGCCGCGCCCTCGGCACCCCGCCGACGACTCGCACGGACAACCCCCTCCTCGACGCCTACCTGTGGATCAAACGCCCCGGCGAGTCCGACGGCACCTGCCGAGGCGGCCCGACGGCAGGCCAGTGGTGGCCGTCGAACGCCCTCGAACTGGCCCGCAACGCCCGCCCCTGA
- a CDS encoding GNAT family N-acetyltransferase, whose protein sequence is MNPDSEVVVTLRRATAPDARPAADVWLRSFAAALPTVVSPRSADDVRDHFRDVVVPLREIWLADAGDGGGVVGLMVINGDELSQLYLEPDWRGRGLGDRFVELAKERSPGGLELWTFQVNKPAHRFYERHGFVAVEFTDGSGNEEREPDVRYVWEPKP, encoded by the coding sequence GTGAACCCCGACTCCGAGGTCGTCGTCACGCTGCGGCGGGCCACCGCACCCGATGCGCGCCCCGCAGCCGATGTGTGGCTGCGTTCGTTCGCCGCCGCGCTGCCGACCGTCGTCAGTCCGCGGTCCGCCGATGACGTGCGGGACCACTTCCGGGACGTGGTCGTGCCGTTGCGGGAGATCTGGTTGGCCGACGCGGGGGACGGCGGTGGGGTCGTGGGGCTGATGGTGATCAACGGGGATGAGTTGTCGCAGCTGTATCTCGAACCGGACTGGCGCGGGCGGGGGCTCGGGGACCGGTTCGTCGAGCTCGCGAAGGAGCGGAGTCCGGGGGGCCTGGAGCTGTGGACCTTCCAGGTGAACAAGCCCGCCCACCGGTTCTACGAGCGGCACGGCTTCGTCGCCGTCGAGTTCACGGACGGGAGCGGCAACGAGGAGCGGGAGCCGGATGTGCGGTACGTCTGGGAGCCCAAGCCGTAG